In Methanotorris formicicus Mc-S-70, the following are encoded in one genomic region:
- a CDS encoding PocR ligand-binding domain-containing protein yields MELKNLQKRSIVFLKPLSKLFNVNIATFDKNGNVIPPFYFGNEVCKIIKTNEIGCSLCDNSHRRVLTSTKIKYLINKELSKCGILRKLAKNKCVIDYCDAGLLKVLYPINDKSGDIIGYSGICGCMLEGCEDYSLNKLKSTAESMGLDGDKLLELAKNELKSLNEKEINAILEFVGNLVVSDVNLDKFFNTLNKDLTEEDYEYVSKFIADIVIPIGEITNTNLAILDENLDILFITGYYGFGDIVEFLQNNEDKITSLKEPYLYNNIITLPNMHSFHFLACVKHGSKFSINDIFEFFRYLYNIYEKL; encoded by the coding sequence ATGGAATTAAAAAACTTACAAAAAAGGAGTATTGTATTTTTAAAGCCATTAAGCAAATTATTTAATGTTAACATAGCCACATTTGATAAGAATGGTAATGTTATCCCTCCTTTTTATTTTGGTAATGAGGTTTGTAAAATCATTAAAACCAATGAAATAGGGTGTTCTTTATGTGACAATAGTCATAGAAGAGTTCTAACATCCACAAAAATTAAGTATTTAATCAATAAGGAATTGTCTAAGTGTGGAATATTACGCAAATTAGCAAAAAATAAATGTGTTATAGACTACTGTGATGCCGGATTATTGAAAGTTCTATATCCTATAAACGATAAAAGTGGCGATATTATTGGATACTCAGGAATATGTGGGTGTATGCTGGAGGGTTGTGAGGATTACTCACTAAATAAATTAAAATCAACGGCTGAATCCATGGGATTGGATGGAGATAAACTTTTAGAACTTGCAAAAAATGAATTGAAATCCTTAAATGAAAAAGAAATAAATGCCATATTGGAATTTGTAGGTAATCTCGTAGTTTCAGATGTAAATTTGGATAAATTCTTTAATACATTGAACAAAGATTTAACGGAAGAAGATTATGAATATGTATCTAAGTTTATAGCGGATATAGTTATTCCAATTGGTGAAATAACAAACACAAACTTAGCAATACTTGATGAAAATCTCGATATATTATTTATTACTGGTTATTATGGATTTGGAGATATAGTTGAGTTTCTTCAAAATAATGAAGACAAAATAACCTCTCTAAAAGAACCCTATTTATATAACAACATAATCACACTACCCAATATGCACTCCTTTCATTTTCTTGCCTGTGTAAAACATGGTAGTAAATTTTCAATCAACGATATCTTTGAGTTCTTTAGATATCTCTACAACATCTATGAAAAGTTGTAG